A single Methanocaldococcus bathoardescens DNA region contains:
- a CDS encoding ribosome assembly factor SBDS, with amino-acid sequence MVSLEEAVIARYNSHGEKFEILVDPYLAAKLKEGQNVDIDDLLAVEVVFRDANKGEKAPEELLSKVFGTTDVKEIAKKIILKGQVQLTAKQREEIREQKKRQIITIISRNTINPQTDTPHPPHRIEKAMEELRINIDIYKSAEEQVPEIVKKLKKVLPIRFEKRDIAVKIPAEFASKAYNALYQFGAVKQEEWQPDGSLIVLIEIPSGIEAEFYAHLNKITKGNVQTKVVKKYSE; translated from the coding sequence ATGGTGTCCTTAGAAGAGGCAGTAATTGCAAGATATAATTCACATGGCGAAAAATTTGAAATTTTAGTTGACCCATATTTAGCAGCTAAGCTTAAAGAAGGTCAAAATGTAGATATAGATGACCTTTTAGCTGTTGAAGTAGTGTTTAGAGATGCAAATAAAGGGGAAAAAGCCCCTGAAGAGCTTTTATCAAAGGTCTTTGGAACAACAGATGTTAAAGAAATTGCTAAAAAAATTATATTAAAAGGTCAAGTTCAATTAACTGCTAAGCAGAGAGAAGAAATTAGAGAACAAAAGAAAAGGCAAATTATAACCATAATTAGTAGAAACACCATAAATCCCCAAACAGATACACCACATCCACCACATAGAATTGAAAAAGCAATGGAAGAATTAAGAATTAATATTGACATTTACAAAAGTGCCGAAGAACAAGTTCCTGAAATTGTTAAAAAGCTTAAAAAAGTTCTTCCTATTAGGTTTGAAAAGAGAGACATTGCTGTTAAAATCCCAGCAGAATTTGCTTCTAAGGCATATAATGCTTTATACCAATTTGGAGCTGTTAAGCAGGAAGAATGGCAGCCAGATGGTTCTTTAATTGTATTAATTGAAATACCAAGTGGTATTGAAGCAGAGTTCTATGCTCATTTAAACAAAATAACCAAAGGAAATGTTCAAACAAAAGTTGTTAAGAAGTATAGTGAATAA
- the rpl37A gene encoding 50S ribosomal protein L37Ae, with protein MFSHTKKVGPTGRFGPRYGLKIRVRVRDVEIKAKKKYKCPVCGFPKLKRASTSIWVCGKCGAKIAGGAYTPETGAGKAVMKAIRRIVERKEE; from the coding sequence ATGTTCAGCCACACAAAGAAAGTAGGACCAACAGGAAGATTCGGACCAAGATATGGTTTAAAAATTAGAGTTAGAGTTAGAGATGTTGAAATTAAAGCAAAAAAGAAATATAAATGCCCTGTTTGTGGATTTCCAAAATTAAAGAGAGCTTCAACATCAATATGGGTTTGTGGAAAGTGTGGGGCTAAGATAGCTGGAGGAGCTTACACACCAGAAACTGGGGCAGGTAAAGCTGTTATGAAAGCAATTAGAAGAATCGTTGAGAGAAAAGAAGAATAA
- a CDS encoding KEOPS complex subunit Pcc1 yields MNSFELILEFDNEEEAGVIYKSIFLEHLTSQIKSSATMEINKNVIKINVKAEDISILKASIYSYLRWIGVAQNIYKICKE; encoded by the coding sequence ATGAATTCTTTTGAACTAATATTAGAGTTTGATAATGAGGAAGAGGCAGGAGTTATTTATAAATCTATATTTTTAGAACATTTAACTTCTCAAATAAAATCCTCTGCTACAATGGAAATAAATAAAAATGTAATAAAGATAAATGTTAAAGCTGAAGATATTTCTATATTAAAGGCATCCATCTACTCTTACTTAAGATGGATAGGTGTAGCACAAAACATTTATAAGATTTGTAAAGAATAA
- a CDS encoding DUF2666 domain-containing protein, with the protein MEDRIEFIAKHKKWFVVKKLKIDENTEDIEIARLLASIDETVLNKIPEYLPFDMNKLYEIADEIYQKKKGRITEEEIAEVLKKLKSPATTRKLNEITESKEGKEILKAILNNIILERLGIQTRVSPKVIEKYIEKERENES; encoded by the coding sequence ATGGAAGATAGGATTGAATTTATCGCTAAGCATAAAAAATGGTTTGTAGTGAAAAAATTAAAAATAGATGAAAATACTGAAGATATTGAGATAGCAAGATTATTGGCATCTATAGATGAGACAGTTTTAAATAAAATCCCAGAATATTTACCATTTGATATGAATAAGTTATATGAGATTGCAGATGAAATATATCAGAAGAAGAAAGGAAGAATTACAGAAGAAGAGATAGCAGAGGTGTTGAAAAAATTAAAATCACCTGCAACTACAAGAAAATTAAATGAAATTACTGAATCAAAGGAAGGAAAAGAAATACTTAAAGCTATTTTAAACAATATAATCTTAGAGAGATTAGGAATTCAAACAAGAGTCTCTCCAAAAGTTATTGAGAA
- a CDS encoding DNA-directed RNA polymerase subunit P, with protein sequence MVEYKCLNCKKIIKFEELGNRARCPYCSYKILVKLRPKVVKHVKAR encoded by the coding sequence ATGGTTGAATATAAGTGTTTAAACTGTAAAAAAATTATAAAATTTGAAGAGTTAGGAAATAGAGCAAGATGTCCTTACTGCAGTTATAAAATATTAGTTAAACTTAGACCAAAAGTAGTTAAACATGTAAAGGCGAGGTAA
- the psmA gene encoding archaeal proteasome endopeptidase complex subunit alpha, with protein MQMVPPSAYDRAITVFSPEGRLYQVEYAREAVRRGTTAIGIACKDGVVLAVDRRITSKLVKIRSIEKIFQIDDHVAAATSGLVADARVLIDRARLEAQIYRLTYGEEISIEMLAKKICDIKQAYTQHGGVRPFGVSLLIAGIDKNEARLFETDPSGALIEYKATAIGSGRPVVMELLEKEYREDITLDEGLELAITALTKANEDIKPENVDVCVITVKDSQFKKIPTEEIKKLIEKVKKKLNEENKTEEENKEETEEKQEE; from the coding sequence ATGCAAATGGTGCCACCAAGTGCTTATGATAGAGCAATTACAGTATTTAGCCCAGAGGGTAGATTGTATCAAGTGGAATATGCAAGAGAAGCTGTAAGAAGAGGGACAACAGCGATAGGTATTGCTTGTAAAGATGGTGTTGTCTTAGCGGTTGATAGAAGGATAACAAGCAAACTCGTAAAAATTAGGTCAATAGAGAAGATATTCCAAATTGACGACCACGTTGCTGCTGCTACATCTGGATTAGTTGCTGATGCAAGAGTTTTAATTGATAGAGCAAGATTGGAAGCTCAAATTTACAGATTAACATACGGAGAGGAAATATCAATTGAAATGTTAGCTAAAAAGATTTGTGATATTAAACAAGCTTATACTCAACATGGAGGAGTTAGACCGTTTGGAGTTTCATTATTAATTGCTGGAATAGACAAAAATGAAGCAAGATTGTTTGAAACAGACCCAAGTGGGGCTTTAATTGAATATAAAGCAACAGCAATAGGTAGTGGAAGACCTGTAGTTATGGAACTCTTAGAGAAAGAGTATAGAGAGGATATAACATTAGATGAAGGTTTAGAGTTGGCAATAACTGCTCTAACAAAAGCAAATGAAGATATAAAACCTGAAAATGTTGATGTTTGTGTTATAACAGTTAAAGATTCACAATTTAAAAAAATTCCTACAGAAGAAATAAAAAAACTCATAGAAAAAGTTAAAAAGAAATTAAATGAAGAAAATAAAACAGAAGAAGAAAATAAAGAAGAAACTGAAGAAAAACAAGAAGAATAA
- a CDS encoding rRNA maturation protein, with product MILTTSRKPSQRTRSFVRDLERTLNLPYVQRGKLSLKEIFEMDKHVLLIGEFKANPGTLVVYDVENERRLSSFISVKLQREICGEKIYNDDGIRIKISKELKDNEEFQKHYEIYDEFLFQHLNIDEDSEITLRLEKDSKYLFAIQFYKGRVKIGPLIRVKSIKLFDSLYDK from the coding sequence ATGATACTCACAACCTCAAGAAAACCTTCTCAAAGAACAAGAAGTTTTGTTAGAGATTTAGAGAGAACTTTAAATTTGCCTTATGTTCAGAGAGGGAAGCTTTCATTAAAGGAGATTTTTGAAATGGATAAGCATGTTCTTTTAATTGGTGAATTTAAAGCCAACCCTGGAACTTTAGTTGTTTATGATGTTGAAAATGAGAGAAGGTTGTCAAGCTTCATTTCTGTTAAGTTACAGAGAGAGATTTGTGGAGAGAAAATATATAATGATGATGGAATAAGAATAAAGATTAGTAAAGAGCTTAAAGATAATGAAGAGTTCCAAAAACACTATGAAATCTATGATGAATTTTTGTTCCAACATTTAAATATTGATGAAGATAGCGAGATAACATTAAGATTAGAAAAAGATTCAAAATATCTATTTGCTATCCAATTTTATAAGGGAAGGGTTAAGATAGGTCCTTTAATTAGAGTAAAATCTATTAAGCTATTTGACAGCCTTTATGATAAATAA
- the acs gene encoding acetate--CoA ligase alpha subunit, which produces MSLKYIFYPKSIAVIGASKTEGKVGYALMKNLKDFNGKIYPVNPKYDEIFGIKCYKSVLDIEDDVDLAVIVVPNVVVPKVLEECGEKGVKGAVIITAGFSEVGNYELENKVKEIAKRYNIRIIGPNCLGIMNTHINLNATFAKIFPPKGGVSIISQSGAVLNAILDIAPLLNIGFSKVVSIGNKADIQESDLLEYFLDDEDTKIVVLYIEGLKDKRFLKVAKKLSKKKPIIALKSGRTEMGKKAAKSHTGSLAGEDAIYEAAFKEAGIIRAYTFEELVDLIHLFSTQPTISSNEIGIITNAGGFGVLAADSCVDYNMRLSNFSQSTIEKLKEILPQTANISNPLDIIGDATPERYKKVIEVLAEDSNVKGLLVILTPQEMTKPLEVAKSIIEVKNYHKEFENKPLITSFVGGVSVKGAKSYLRKNGIPSYITPENGVKALSHLYKYNLMKVKEDYDEYLENIKEEFLKITEENRDIIKELLQNPNEYKAKKLLSIYGFPVPKGYLAKNEDEALEYCKKLGKCVMKIVSPQIIHKTEAGGVIINPKNPKEAFKKLIENAKEYAKRMGIDDLIIEGVLVEEFIEKDKMEIIVGAKRDDIFGSVVMVGLGGVFVEVLKDVSFGISPITRDFALNMLKELKSYRVLEGVRGRPKRDINFIADTLIKIGVFMDIHNEIKEMDLNPIFVFNNKEGGCIGDARIIK; this is translated from the coding sequence ATGAGCTTAAAATATATTTTTTATCCAAAATCTATAGCTGTTATAGGAGCTTCAAAAACTGAAGGGAAGGTTGGCTATGCACTAATGAAAAACTTAAAAGATTTTAATGGGAAAATATATCCTGTAAATCCAAAATATGATGAGATATTTGGAATAAAATGCTATAAATCAGTTTTAGACATTGAAGATGATGTAGATTTAGCTGTTATAGTTGTTCCAAACGTTGTTGTTCCTAAAGTATTAGAAGAATGTGGAGAAAAAGGAGTTAAAGGGGCTGTAATTATTACAGCTGGATTTTCAGAAGTAGGAAATTATGAGTTGGAAAATAAAGTTAAAGAAATAGCAAAAAGATACAACATAAGAATTATAGGGCCTAATTGTTTAGGTATCATGAATACTCACATAAACCTAAATGCTACATTTGCAAAGATATTCCCACCAAAAGGAGGAGTTTCAATAATCTCACAAAGTGGAGCTGTTTTAAACGCCATATTAGATATCGCCCCTTTATTGAATATTGGTTTCTCTAAGGTTGTTAGTATTGGAAATAAAGCGGATATTCAGGAAAGTGATTTATTGGAATATTTTTTAGATGATGAAGATACTAAGATAGTTGTTTTATACATAGAAGGATTAAAGGATAAGAGATTTTTAAAAGTTGCTAAAAAGCTATCTAAGAAAAAGCCAATAATTGCTTTAAAATCTGGAAGAACTGAAATGGGGAAGAAGGCAGCAAAATCCCACACAGGCTCTTTAGCTGGAGAGGATGCTATTTATGAGGCAGCGTTTAAAGAAGCTGGGATAATTAGGGCATATACGTTTGAAGAGTTAGTTGATTTAATTCATCTCTTTTCAACTCAGCCAACAATAAGCTCAAATGAAATTGGGATTATAACAAATGCTGGAGGATTTGGAGTTTTAGCGGCTGATAGCTGTGTTGATTATAACATGAGATTATCTAATTTTAGCCAATCAACAATAGAAAAGCTTAAAGAAATTTTGCCTCAAACTGCCAATATATCAAATCCGTTAGATATTATTGGAGATGCCACACCAGAGAGATATAAAAAGGTTATAGAAGTTTTAGCTGAAGATAGCAACGTTAAAGGGCTTTTAGTTATATTAACACCACAAGAGATGACAAAACCGTTAGAGGTTGCTAAATCTATTATAGAAGTTAAAAATTACCATAAAGAATTTGAAAATAAACCGTTAATTACTTCATTTGTTGGAGGAGTTTCAGTTAAAGGAGCTAAAAGTTATTTAAGGAAAAATGGAATTCCATCCTATATAACACCAGAAAATGGAGTCAAAGCTCTATCTCATCTCTATAAATATAACTTAATGAAAGTTAAGGAAGATTATGATGAATACTTAGAAAATATTAAAGAAGAGTTCTTAAAAATCACAGAAGAAAATAGAGATATTATTAAAGAATTGCTACAAAATCCAAACGAGTATAAAGCTAAAAAATTATTGAGCATTTATGGATTTCCAGTTCCTAAAGGCTATTTAGCTAAAAATGAAGATGAAGCTTTAGAATATTGTAAAAAATTAGGAAAATGTGTAATGAAAATTGTTTCACCACAAATAATACATAAGACAGAGGCAGGAGGAGTTATAATAAATCCAAAAAATCCTAAAGAGGCATTTAAAAAATTAATTGAAAATGCCAAAGAATATGCAAAAAGAATGGGCATTGATGATTTAATTATAGAAGGAGTGTTAGTTGAAGAGTTCATTGAGAAAGATAAGATGGAAATTATAGTTGGAGCTAAGAGAGATGATATTTTTGGCTCTGTTGTGATGGTTGGATTGGGAGGAGTGTTTGTTGAAGTTTTAAAGGATGTGAGCTTTGGCATTTCACCAATAACAAGGGACTTTGCTCTTAATATGTTAAAAGAATTAAAATCATATAGAGTGTTAGAAGGTGTTAGAGGAAGGCCTAAGAGAGATATTAACTTTATTGCTGATACTCTAATAAAGATTGGAGTATTTATGGACATTCACAATGAGATTAAGGAAATGGACTTAAACCCAATATTTGTCTTTAATAATAAAGAAGGTGGTTGTATAGGAGATGCAAGAATAATAAAATAA
- a CDS encoding HesB-like protein codes for MKKVVISDEAKEFILDKLKKANQDTVVIHFEGFGUGGPKFGISIAQPNENDKLIYDNEFKIYIDPIADQWLDEVNISLRRSIFGKYLKIKGSGEC; via the coding sequence ATGAAGAAGGTAGTTATATCAGATGAAGCTAAGGAGTTCATCTTGGATAAGTTAAAGAAAGCTAACCAGGATACAGTAGTTATACACTTTGAAGGGTTTGGGTGAGGAGGACCTAAATTTGGAATTTCAATAGCTCAACCAAATGAAAATGACAAATTAATCTATGACAACGAATTTAAAATCTACATCGACCCTATAGCAGACCAATGGCTTGATGAAGTTAATATCTCATTAAGAAGGTCAATATTTGGAAAGTATCTTAAGATAAAAGGTAGCGGTGAGTGCTAA
- the rpl18a gene encoding 50S ribosomal protein L18Ae — translation MAKIFRITGQILKKGEPMLFRKEYKALKPEHALEILYSEFGGRYKVKRSKIKILNIEEISPEDVTDPVLKKLVTA, via the coding sequence TTGGCTAAGATATTTAGAATAACAGGGCAAATATTAAAAAAAGGAGAGCCAATGTTATTTAGAAAGGAATACAAAGCTTTAAAGCCAGAGCATGCTTTAGAGATACTATACTCTGAATTTGGGGGAAGATACAAAGTTAAGAGGTCAAAAATAAAAATCTTAAATATTGAAGAAATAAGTCCAGAAGATGTAACAGACCCTGTCTTAAAGAAATTAGTTACAGCTTAA